Within the Acidobacteriota bacterium genome, the region CACCAACCCGGCCACGCGCCCGTCGCGGCTGTTCCGCTCCACCGCCACTTTTCTTCTGCGGAGCGCCGGCACCATCGGACGCGTGTTCGTGGTCTATCGGCCGTTCGCGTTTTTCAGCACGCTGGGCGCGCTGCTCTTCACGCCCGGCGTGGCCCTGGGGGCGCGGTTCATCTATTTCTTCGCCATGGGGGAGGGGAGGGGGCACATCCAATCCCTGATCCTGGCCGCGGTGCTCCTGCTGGGGGGCTTCCAGCTGTTTCTCACCGGCCTGCTGGCTCATCTGTCCGCCACCAACCGGCGGCTGGCGGAGGAACTGCTGGTCCGCGTCCGCTCGCTGGAGCTGGAAAAAGTCAGGAGTGAGGAGTGAGGAGTTCGGAAGGTCGTAATCGTGATCGTAATCGAACCGTTTGAAGGTTTGAAAGTTGGAATGTTCGCAGGTTAACAAGTTCCCAAGTTCACAGGTTCGCGGATGGTTGATCGATGTCGGACATCGGATCTCGGGATTCGGGGCTCGCGGTTCGTCTCCCGTCCGCCGTTTCCCGATTCACCCATCTACCAATTCACCCATTCACCTATTAAATCTGGTTTTCCGCTGCAATGACCAATGATAAATGATCGATGACAAATGACCCTTGCCAACCGTACCGTCTTTCCTTGCCGCGGTTTCCCGCCGGCCGCGGCCCGTCCCCCCTGATTTGCCCAGAGTAGATATGGCCGGATACTCCGGAGTGAGAACGAGTCCCAAGCCTCGAGCTCCGTGCCCCTTACCCAAACCCCAAACCCCAAACCCCAAACCCCAAACCCCAAACCCCCAACCCTGAGCCCTTAACCCTGAGCCTCTAGCCTCTAGCCTCGCCCCTTCCGGCTCTTCGCGTGGGGATGGGCCTGCTGGTACACTTTGATCAGATGCTCGATGGAAAGGTGGGTGTACTTCTGGGTGGTGGACAGGCTGGCGTGGCCCAGCAGCTCCTGGATCACCCGCAGGTCGGCGCCGGCGTTCAGCAGGTGCGTGGCGAACGTGTGGCGCAGAGTGTGGGGGCTGATCTTGAGCCGGACGGCCACGCGATGGATGTAGCTGTTCAGGATCCGCCGCACCGAGCGGTCCGTCAGGCGCCCGCCCCACAGGTTGAGGAAGGCGGCCTGCCCTTCGCGGCCTTCGGCCGGCGCGGCGGCCAGGATGAGCTGGCGCTCGGGCCACCACGCCGCCAGGGCGTGCGCTGCGGCCTCACCGAACGGCACCAGCCGCTCCTTCTTCCCCTTGCCGCGCACGCGGATCATCTCCTCGGCGGAGTGGATGTCTTCCGTGTTGAGCCCCACCAGCTCGCTGACGCGCATCCCTGTGGCGTACAGCAGTTCCAGCAGGGCCCGGTCGCGCCGGCCCTTGCGGGTGGCCGGGTCGGGCGCCTCCACCAGCGCCTGCACCTGGTCCAGCTCCAGGTGCACCGGGATCCGCCGCGGGGTGCGGGGCATGCTCACCGAC harbors:
- the xerC gene encoding tyrosine recombinase XerC — protein: MAGSREHTVGHKLPELIDLFLEHLKFERNMSVHTARNYEADLRQFAAFFTRTDSRGHAVEPAVEAIDPLSIREYLGFLYQKNLAKTTICRKVSTLRSFFKHLVRIGVLVRNPALSVSMPRTPRRIPVHLELDQVQALVEAPDPATRKGRRDRALLELLYATGMRVSELVGLNTEDIHSAEEMIRVRGKGKKERLVPFGEAAAHALAAWWPERQLILAAAPAEGREGQAAFLNLWGGRLTDRSVRRILNSYIHRVAVRLKISPHTLRHTFATHLLNAGADLRVIQELLGHASLSTTQKYTHLSIEHLIKVYQQAHPHAKSRKGRG